Part of the Halogeometricum sp. S3BR5-2 genome, ATGAAGTCGGTGACCGTCATCGTTCCCGACGCCGTCTCGAACGTCGTCTGGAGCACGTTCGTCCGGGAGAGGTACGCCTGCTCGGACTCGTACTCATCGGCGGGTCCGATTGCGAACCGTCCCCCGACGTCGGGGTCGAGTATCGCGGCGAACGCGCTCGGCGAGTAGACGTGCGGCAGGCAGCACCAGTCGACGGCGCCGTCCCGACCGACGAGCGCGCACGTCTCGAGGTTTCCGATCACCCCGTAGTGTTCGAGCGGCTTGAAGTCGGTTTGCATGACGTGAACAAACCGCGAACGCCCGAAATAGCTTCGGGGCGGTGACGCCGCTGGCGGAGCGGTGCTCGGAAAAAATCGAACGCGAGTGTGGCGTCTAGCCGCCGAACATGTTGCGCATCATCGGATGCATCTCCATCAACTGCTCCTCTGCGATCTCCTCGTACAGTTTGTACGTGATGGAGACCGTCAGCAGCAGTCCCGTTCCGGAGACCTGACCGATGGTGCCCAGCATGTTCGCCGTGACCGCGAGCAGTCCGACCAAAGCGCCGCCGATGACGGTGACTTGCGGGATGTACCGCTCCATCACCTTCTCGATCACCTGCGGGTTGCGCCGGAAGCCGGGAATCTGCATCCCGGAGTTCTGAATCTGCTGTGCGGTGGACTCGGGACCCATCCCGGTCGTCTCGACCCAGAAGACGGCGAAGATGGCGCCGCCGACGATCATGAACGTCAGGTCGATGAGCACGCGCAGGAGGATCTGCGCGGGTTCCTGGGAGGTGAGCCCGAGGAACCACATCCAGTCCTGTCGGGACTGGATGGGCGCGAGGTAGTAGAACAGGCCGCCGGTGACCTGTCCCTGACTGTAGGTCCCGGCCCACGCCGGCAGGCCGGTCCAGTTGTTCAGGATCTGCCCGAGGAACTGGATGTTCGCCTGCAGGGCGCGGACGAGGATCATCGGCAGGACGCTCGCGTAGATGAGCTTCACCGGGAAGCGGCCGCGGGCGCCCTTCACGCGGGCGTGCGACAGCGGAATCTCCACGCGGACGCTCTCGGCGTACACGACGATGCCGAAGATGAGCAGCGTCGTGAACAGCGCGAGCAGTTGGCCCTGGCCGAGGAAGATGTCGGACAGTCCGCCCGGCGAGAGCGGCGAGCCGATGTCGACGGCTCCGGTGAGGATGCCGATCCACGTCGGGAACAGCCCCGAAGTGGCGCCGAGCGACTCCCAGCTGAACAGCCCGGCGACGAGCTGCTGGCTGACGCCCGCGATGATGAACAGCCCCACGCCGGACCCGACGCCCCACTTGCTCACGATCTCGTCCATGAACAGGATGAGGATGCCTCCGACGAACATCTGCGCGAAGATGATACCCTTCACGCCGCCGACGCCGACGCCGAGCGACTGCGCGACCTGCTGGTTCGCGGG contains:
- the secY gene encoding preprotein translocase subunit SecY, with product MGWKEAAEPVLTRMPAVARPEGHVPFRRKLGWTAGILVMYFFLTNVTMFGLQTGGPGTDFYGRFRSLLAGSQGSILQLGIGPIVTASIVLQLLGGADLLGLDTDDPRDQVLYQGLQKLLVVVMICLTGLPMVFAGGYLPANQQVAQSLGVGVGGVKGIIFAQMFVGGILILFMDEIVSKWGVGSGVGLFIIAGVSQQLVAGLFSWESLGATSGLFPTWIGILTGAVDIGSPLSPGGLSDIFLGQGQLLALFTTLLIFGIVVYAESVRVEIPLSHARVKGARGRFPVKLIYASVLPMILVRALQANIQFLGQILNNWTGLPAWAGTYSQGQVTGGLFYYLAPIQSRQDWMWFLGLTSQEPAQILLRVLIDLTFMIVGGAIFAVFWVETTGMGPESTAQQIQNSGMQIPGFRRNPQVIEKVMERYIPQVTVIGGALVGLLAVTANMLGTIGQVSGTGLLLTVSITYKLYEEIAEEQLMEMHPMMRNMFGG